From Phenylobacterium montanum, the proteins below share one genomic window:
- a CDS encoding GH36-type glycosyl hydrolase domain-containing protein, translating into MTTLLGTEGFDQTSGPRQPRTAAALLEMLRARLRESPSWDDGAPIRAELFSVERLEEHARSLAAAQDVDRTAARGASLAARLDDNEAILQAAYRDVVQAIDEGAAITPAAEWLVDNFHVIEKQMREIRSDLPAGYYRQLPKLASGPFVRYPRVFGLIWAFVAHTDSLFDPDALCAYLRAYQQVQPLMIGELWAVATTLRIVLVENLRRIARRVMDSRAGRSAADALADRLLGSGGRAAEPASAVLPPIGRARFSDAFLVQLTHRLRDQDPGIAPALVWLDEQLAVQGATAEAVVRDEHQRQVAGSITVRNIITSMRLVNDVDWTELFERVSPVDDVFRDGDGFLLMDFPTRDLYRRAVEELARGSPLTELQVAAAAVAWAKRAEEQGGAGEDDRRAEPGYYLIAAGRAAFEHGIGFRPPLAAWPARLYRTLGIGGYVSAGAIVAASFLALAFSVLVACGLPGQWLPLFALLGAVPAIDLAVALVNFTVTRGYPATLLPALELAGGVPPEFRTMIAVPVLLSNREDVEEQIRQLEIHYLASPEGELYFALLSDWPDADCEQLGDDDDQLQAAKDAVAALNRRYGPAADGDRFLLLHRRRCWNKTEGRWIGWERKRGKLSELNRLLCGDRSTTFIDPPRVPENVRYVITLDADTRLPRETVRRLIGKMAHPLNRPRFDTERRRVVEGYAVLQPRVTAALPVGHEGSLFLRLFSRATGIDPYAAAVSDVYQDLFGEGSYTGKGIYDVEAFEAALRGRVPDETLLSHDLFEGVFARAGLASDVEVVESFPAHYDKAALRHHRWVRGDWQLTPWILGLVPKTEAGAGSTGLPAIGRWKMLDNLRRSLSSPSIVAALIFGWAFPLPVAAAWSGFVLATMAIPPALPLFADLVSRRPGVTLLSHYRALGAESRLAVQQFLLMMVFLGHQAWLMADAILRTLVRLSLTRRHLLQWTPSAQSAFAGRPGVGPYYRRMAGGIVVAFLGVAVAAIWSRNTLPLAGAFALAWTLSPAVAFYASQSPQVPGRRPLADPDARALRLIARRTWRFFETFVTDEHNQLPPDNFQETPEPVVATRTSPTNIGLYLLAIAVARDFGWLSTGQALNRLEATLATMDRMAKHRGHLLNWYDTRDLRPLDPPYVSSVDSGNLAGHLVALANWCEAAGAKPQPAWAYLDGVADALELLRQDAERLMRRRAGQEIGSRRLDEAIGQVAGALAAIRLAGSGADLDAGLAEQVQLLVDTVHDIALEDPDESIADLVFWAAAVRNGVAVHNQEVGGDPAADLTPRLSGVAGKARAMALGMEFGFLVDSDRLLLSIGYRVAEGALDPNCYDLLASEARLASFFGIAKRDLPARHWFRLGRAVTPVGRGAALISWSGSMFEYLMPSLVMQAPADSLIEETNRLIVQKQTQYAVAPRAPWGVSESAYNARDLDFTYQYSNFGVPGLGLKRGLADSSVVAPYATALAAMVDPTAAARNFEHLTAIGAQGRFGFYEALDFTLQRAPPGEPMAIVRAYMAHHQGMTVTAIADALMDGMLRRCFHAEPIVQATELLLQEAVPREITATPPSVSATASAAHVRQADEPGLWRNASPHGASPATQLLSNGRYTVMLTAAGSGYSAWRDLAVTRWREDATCDDWGSYLFLRDASTGEVWSPTYQPLGPEPSHYEVVFNEDRVEFVRRDADWSSSMEVLVSAEDDAEVRRLTISNLSDVQRELEVTSYAELVLAPQAADQAHAAFSKLFVETEHLAGLGALVAHRRRRSPSDPDIWAAHLAVVRGETVGVREFETDRAKFLGRGGGVRAPAAVRSGRPLSGSAGTVLDPIFALRRRVRVAPGATVRLDFWTMVAGSRQTLLGLVDKHHDVGAFDRAAALAWTQAQVELHHLGAGRPEAGWYQRLAAHLIYAVPTLRASSDAITAGGGSQQGLWPMGISGDLPILLVRISEVEQLALVREALLAVEYWRMKRLAVDLVILNERAASYVQDLQVGIETLVRASQSRPQSDGDRPPGGIFILRADLIAPEQARLLASVARIILVGDRGRLVDQLERAPEAPPAPRAQPRPSPTPSELQLARPAPGVEFFNGLGGFVEDGREYLIVLGPGQATPAPWINVIANPVFGFQAPAEGGGYAWSMNSREHQLTSWSNDPVSARPGQAFYLKDLDRGELWSPTATPIRNEAATYEARHGWGYSRFRHTSNGIASDLLEFVPLHDPIKISRLKLRNLTGRRRRLSVTAYAEWVLGSARPGAAPFIRTRIDPASNAVLADNPWNAAFADRVAFLDLAGRQTSWTGDRREFIGRNGGLEFPAALASAQPLSGRVGSGLDPCAALQAQIVIEPYGEMEIVCCLGDGEDEAGARELIARYRAADLDGCLADVRRFWDDTVGQIQVRTPDRSIDVMLNGWLIYQTLASRVWARCGFYQASGAYGFRDQLQDGMALASICPEQTREHLLRAAGRQFPEGDVQHWWLPHSGQGVRTMISDDRAWLAYAAAHYVRTTGDWAVMDEPVPFIDGPPLNEGEHDSFFQPEPVNRTASLFEHCALALDASLAVGRHGLPLMGTGDWNDGMNRVGEGGQGESVWLGWLLYAALEAFAGIAERRGEGGRAAIWRAHMGRLQSALETEAWDGDWYRRAWYDNGAPLGSAFSEECRLDAISQSWAVLSGAALPERAAQAMAAVERDLILPNDGVALLFTPPFDRTPLDPGYIKGYPPGLRENGGQYTHAALWSVLAFAELGEGDKAAALFWLLNPVNHARTRADMHRYKVEPYVVAADVYSAPGHVGRGGWTWYTGSAGWMQRAGVEGILGVHIEGDRLRLDPCVPSSWPGFQVTLRRGASCYEIEVSNPSGVQRGVRTATLDETTLEARPLLVPFVDDGRVHHVRVVLG; encoded by the coding sequence ATGACCACGCTGTTAGGTACAGAAGGCTTCGACCAGACGAGCGGCCCGCGCCAACCGCGAACGGCGGCGGCCCTGCTGGAGATGCTGCGCGCACGCCTCCGTGAAAGCCCCTCCTGGGATGACGGTGCGCCGATCAGGGCCGAACTGTTCAGCGTCGAACGTCTGGAGGAGCACGCCAGAAGCCTCGCCGCCGCACAGGACGTCGACCGGACGGCCGCTCGCGGCGCCAGTCTGGCGGCCAGGCTGGACGACAACGAAGCCATACTCCAGGCCGCCTATCGCGACGTCGTCCAGGCCATAGACGAGGGCGCCGCGATCACGCCGGCGGCCGAATGGCTGGTCGACAATTTTCACGTGATCGAAAAGCAGATGCGGGAAATCCGTTCGGATCTTCCCGCCGGCTATTATCGGCAGCTCCCAAAGCTCGCATCGGGCCCGTTCGTCCGTTACCCGCGGGTGTTCGGCCTGATCTGGGCCTTCGTCGCCCACACCGACAGCCTGTTCGACCCGGACGCGTTGTGCGCCTACCTGCGGGCCTATCAGCAGGTCCAGCCCTTGATGATCGGCGAACTTTGGGCGGTGGCCACGACCCTGCGCATCGTCCTGGTCGAGAATCTGAGGCGGATCGCTCGGCGCGTCATGGACAGCCGAGCCGGGCGCAGCGCCGCCGACGCGCTGGCCGACCGATTGCTGGGATCGGGCGGGCGCGCCGCAGAACCGGCCAGCGCCGTTCTGCCGCCCATTGGGCGTGCGCGCTTCAGCGACGCCTTCCTTGTGCAGCTCACCCATCGGCTGCGCGACCAGGACCCGGGCATCGCGCCGGCCCTGGTCTGGCTGGACGAGCAACTCGCCGTTCAGGGCGCCACCGCCGAAGCCGTCGTCCGCGATGAACATCAAAGGCAGGTCGCCGGAAGCATCACCGTCCGCAACATCATCACCAGCATGCGGCTGGTCAACGATGTCGATTGGACCGAACTGTTCGAGCGGGTCAGCCCGGTGGATGACGTCTTCCGCGACGGCGACGGGTTCCTGCTGATGGATTTTCCCACGCGGGACCTCTACCGGAGGGCGGTCGAGGAGCTGGCCAGGGGATCGCCCCTGACCGAATTGCAGGTCGCCGCGGCCGCCGTGGCCTGGGCCAAGCGCGCCGAGGAGCAAGGCGGCGCGGGGGAAGACGACCGCCGGGCCGAACCCGGCTACTATCTGATCGCCGCCGGCCGCGCGGCCTTTGAACACGGGATCGGCTTTCGCCCGCCGCTGGCGGCCTGGCCCGCCCGGCTCTACCGTACGCTGGGGATCGGAGGCTATGTCAGCGCAGGCGCGATCGTCGCGGCAAGCTTCCTCGCATTGGCTTTCTCAGTGCTCGTGGCGTGCGGCCTGCCGGGGCAATGGCTGCCGCTGTTCGCCCTGCTCGGCGCCGTGCCGGCGATCGACCTCGCCGTAGCCCTGGTCAACTTCACCGTCACGCGAGGATATCCGGCGACCTTGCTCCCGGCCCTCGAGCTGGCCGGCGGGGTTCCGCCTGAATTCCGCACCATGATCGCGGTTCCGGTGCTGTTGTCGAACCGGGAAGACGTAGAGGAGCAGATCCGTCAGCTGGAGATCCACTACCTCGCAAGCCCGGAAGGCGAGCTCTATTTCGCCCTGCTGTCCGATTGGCCGGACGCCGATTGTGAACAGCTGGGCGATGACGACGATCAGCTGCAGGCGGCCAAGGACGCGGTCGCCGCTCTCAACAGACGCTACGGTCCCGCCGCAGACGGCGATCGTTTCCTGCTGCTGCACCGGCGTCGCTGCTGGAACAAGACCGAAGGCCGCTGGATCGGCTGGGAGCGCAAGCGCGGCAAGCTGAGCGAACTCAACCGGCTGCTCTGCGGCGACCGCAGCACCACCTTCATCGATCCGCCTCGGGTCCCCGAAAACGTCCGCTACGTCATAACCCTGGACGCCGACACCCGCCTGCCGCGCGAGACCGTGCGGCGCCTGATCGGCAAGATGGCCCACCCGCTGAACCGGCCGCGGTTCGACACGGAGCGCCGTCGGGTCGTCGAGGGCTACGCCGTGCTCCAGCCCCGGGTGACCGCGGCCCTCCCGGTTGGCCACGAAGGCTCGCTTTTCTTGCGCCTCTTCTCCCGCGCGACGGGCATCGACCCCTACGCGGCTGCAGTGTCCGACGTTTATCAGGACCTGTTCGGGGAGGGCTCCTACACCGGCAAGGGCATCTACGACGTCGAGGCGTTCGAGGCCGCCCTGCGCGGCCGGGTCCCCGACGAGACGCTGCTGAGCCATGACCTTTTCGAGGGCGTGTTCGCCAGGGCCGGGCTCGCTTCGGACGTCGAAGTCGTCGAGTCGTTCCCCGCCCACTACGACAAGGCTGCGCTGCGCCACCATCGCTGGGTGCGCGGTGATTGGCAGCTGACGCCCTGGATCCTGGGCCTCGTCCCCAAGACCGAGGCTGGCGCGGGTTCGACTGGGCTGCCGGCGATCGGCCGCTGGAAGATGCTGGACAATCTTCGCCGCTCCCTGTCGTCACCCTCGATCGTCGCCGCGCTGATCTTCGGCTGGGCCTTCCCCCTTCCGGTGGCGGCGGCCTGGAGCGGCTTCGTCTTGGCGACCATGGCCATCCCGCCGGCCCTGCCCCTGTTCGCCGATCTCGTCTCGCGAAGGCCGGGGGTGACGCTGCTCAGCCACTATCGGGCGCTGGGGGCGGAATCCCGCCTTGCCGTGCAGCAGTTCCTATTGATGATGGTGTTCCTGGGACACCAGGCCTGGCTGATGGCCGACGCCATCCTGCGGACCCTGGTCAGGCTGTCCCTGACACGGCGCCATTTGCTGCAATGGACGCCGTCGGCGCAGTCGGCCTTCGCGGGCAGGCCGGGCGTCGGGCCCTACTACCGGCGGATGGCCGGCGGGATCGTCGTGGCTTTCCTCGGCGTCGCCGTGGCGGCGATCTGGAGCCGCAACACCCTGCCGCTCGCCGGCGCTTTCGCCCTGGCCTGGACCCTGTCGCCGGCCGTCGCCTTCTACGCCAGCCAATCGCCGCAGGTCCCCGGCCGCCGGCCTCTGGCCGACCCGGACGCGCGCGCCCTGCGCCTGATCGCCCGCAGGACCTGGCGCTTCTTCGAGACCTTCGTCACCGACGAACACAACCAGCTGCCGCCGGACAATTTCCAGGAAACCCCGGAGCCGGTCGTCGCCACGCGGACCTCGCCGACCAATATCGGCCTCTATCTGCTGGCTATTGCAGTCGCTCGCGACTTCGGCTGGCTGAGCACGGGCCAGGCGCTCAACCGGCTCGAGGCCACCCTGGCGACCATGGACCGGATGGCCAAGCACCGGGGGCATCTGCTCAACTGGTACGACACCCGCGACCTCAGGCCGCTCGATCCGCCCTATGTGTCGTCCGTGGACAGCGGCAACCTCGCCGGCCATCTGGTCGCGCTGGCCAACTGGTGCGAGGCGGCGGGCGCGAAGCCTCAGCCGGCTTGGGCCTATCTGGATGGCGTCGCCGACGCGCTGGAACTGTTGCGCCAGGACGCCGAACGGCTCATGCGGCGCCGGGCGGGCCAGGAGATCGGCTCGCGCCGGCTGGACGAGGCCATCGGCCAGGTCGCAGGCGCTCTGGCCGCCATTCGCCTCGCCGGCTCGGGCGCCGACCTTGATGCCGGCTTGGCCGAACAGGTCCAACTGCTGGTCGACACCGTCCACGATATCGCGCTCGAAGACCCGGACGAGTCGATCGCCGACCTGGTGTTCTGGGCCGCCGCGGTCAGGAACGGCGTCGCCGTCCACAACCAGGAAGTAGGTGGCGATCCGGCGGCTGACCTGACGCCCCGGCTCTCAGGCGTCGCCGGCAAGGCGCGCGCCATGGCGCTTGGAATGGAATTCGGCTTCCTCGTCGATTCCGACCGCCTGTTGCTCTCGATCGGCTACCGGGTCGCCGAGGGGGCGCTCGATCCCAACTGCTACGACCTCCTGGCCTCGGAAGCCCGCCTCGCCAGCTTCTTCGGCATAGCCAAACGAGACCTTCCCGCCCGCCACTGGTTCAGGCTGGGCCGCGCCGTGACCCCGGTCGGCCGAGGCGCCGCCCTGATCTCCTGGTCCGGCTCGATGTTCGAATACTTGATGCCGAGCCTGGTGATGCAGGCCCCGGCCGACAGCCTGATCGAAGAGACCAATCGGCTGATCGTCCAGAAGCAGACTCAATATGCAGTCGCCCCGCGCGCGCCGTGGGGTGTCTCGGAATCGGCCTACAACGCCCGTGACCTCGACTTCACCTACCAGTACTCGAACTTCGGCGTTCCTGGCCTGGGCCTCAAGCGCGGCCTCGCCGACAGTTCGGTCGTCGCGCCCTACGCCACCGCCCTGGCCGCCATGGTGGATCCCACCGCCGCCGCCCGCAATTTCGAACACCTGACCGCGATCGGCGCGCAAGGGCGGTTCGGCTTCTACGAGGCGCTGGACTTCACGCTGCAGCGCGCGCCTCCCGGCGAACCCATGGCGATTGTGCGGGCCTACATGGCCCATCACCAGGGCATGACGGTGACGGCCATCGCCGACGCCCTGATGGACGGCATGCTTCGGCGGTGTTTCCACGCCGAGCCGATCGTCCAGGCGACCGAGCTCCTGCTGCAGGAAGCCGTGCCGCGCGAGATCACGGCGACCCCGCCCTCGGTGTCCGCGACCGCCTCGGCCGCCCACGTCCGCCAGGCGGACGAGCCCGGGCTGTGGCGCAACGCCAGCCCCCATGGCGCCAGCCCCGCCACCCAGCTTCTGTCCAACGGCCGCTACACCGTCATGTTGACCGCCGCCGGCTCAGGATACAGCGCTTGGCGGGACCTCGCCGTGACCCGCTGGCGCGAGGACGCCACCTGCGACGACTGGGGCTCTTACCTCTTCCTTCGCGACGCATCGACCGGCGAGGTCTGGTCGCCGACCTACCAGCCTCTGGGTCCAGAGCCCTCGCACTACGAGGTCGTGTTCAACGAGGACCGCGTCGAATTCGTCCGCCGGGACGCCGACTGGTCCAGTTCGATGGAGGTGCTGGTCTCGGCGGAGGATGACGCGGAAGTGCGCCGCCTCACCATTTCCAATCTCAGTGACGTCCAGCGGGAGCTGGAGGTGACGTCCTATGCCGAACTCGTCCTGGCGCCCCAGGCCGCAGACCAGGCGCACGCGGCCTTTTCCAAGCTGTTCGTCGAGACCGAGCATCTTGCGGGCCTCGGCGCCCTCGTCGCCCACAGGCGGCGGCGCTCGCCGTCGGATCCAGACATCTGGGCCGCGCATCTCGCGGTGGTCAGGGGGGAGACCGTCGGCGTTCGGGAATTCGAGACCGACCGGGCGAAATTCCTGGGCCGCGGCGGCGGGGTGCGGGCGCCGGCAGCCGTCCGCAGCGGCCGGCCGCTGAGCGGATCGGCGGGGACGGTGCTCGACCCGATCTTCGCGCTTCGCCGCCGCGTCCGCGTGGCGCCCGGCGCGACCGTTCGGCTGGATTTCTGGACCATGGTCGCCGGTTCGCGCCAGACGCTGCTGGGGCTGGTCGACAAGCATCACGACGTCGGCGCCTTCGACCGCGCCGCCGCCCTGGCCTGGACCCAGGCGCAGGTCGAACTGCACCACCTCGGCGCCGGGCGGCCCGAGGCGGGCTGGTACCAGAGGCTCGCCGCGCACTTGATCTATGCAGTCCCGACCCTGCGCGCCTCTTCCGACGCGATCACGGCCGGGGGCGGCAGCCAGCAGGGCCTGTGGCCGATGGGCATTTCCGGAGACCTGCCGATTCTCCTCGTCCGCATCTCCGAGGTGGAGCAGCTGGCGCTGGTGCGCGAGGCGCTCCTGGCGGTCGAGTACTGGCGCATGAAGCGCCTGGCGGTGGATCTGGTCATCCTCAATGAACGGGCGGCTTCCTATGTTCAGGACCTGCAGGTGGGGATCGAGACCCTGGTGCGCGCCAGCCAGTCCCGGCCGCAGTCCGACGGCGATCGGCCGCCAGGCGGGATTTTCATCCTGCGCGCAGACCTGATCGCGCCCGAGCAAGCTCGCCTACTCGCCTCCGTCGCCCGCATCATCCTGGTCGGCGACCGCGGTCGGCTGGTCGATCAGCTGGAGCGGGCCCCCGAGGCGCCGCCGGCCCCGCGAGCCCAGCCCCGGCCCTCGCCGACCCCGTCGGAGCTGCAGCTGGCGCGGCCGGCCCCCGGGGTCGAATTCTTCAACGGACTGGGCGGCTTCGTCGAAGACGGGCGCGAATACCTGATCGTACTTGGGCCAGGCCAGGCGACGCCGGCGCCCTGGATCAACGTCATCGCCAATCCCGTGTTCGGCTTCCAGGCGCCGGCGGAGGGCGGCGGCTACGCCTGGTCGATGAACAGTCGCGAGCACCAGCTGACATCCTGGTCCAACGACCCGGTCTCGGCGAGACCCGGCCAGGCCTTCTACCTCAAGGACCTGGACCGCGGGGAGCTCTGGAGCCCGACGGCGACGCCGATCCGGAACGAGGCGGCGACCTACGAGGCGCGGCATGGCTGGGGATACAGCCGCTTCCGCCATACCTCCAACGGCATCGCCTCCGACCTGCTTGAATTCGTGCCTTTGCACGATCCGATCAAGATTTCACGGCTGAAGCTGCGCAACCTGACCGGCCGCAGGCGGCGACTGTCCGTAACCGCCTATGCGGAGTGGGTGCTCGGCTCGGCGCGCCCCGGGGCGGCGCCGTTCATCCGGACACGGATCGATCCGGCCAGCAACGCGGTTCTGGCCGACAATCCTTGGAACGCCGCCTTCGCCGACCGTGTCGCCTTCCTCGACCTGGCAGGGAGGCAGACGAGCTGGACCGGCGATCGGCGGGAATTCATCGGGCGCAATGGGGGGCTGGAATTTCCCGCCGCCCTGGCCTCCGCCCAGCCTCTGTCCGGCCGGGTGGGTTCCGGCCTTGACCCCTGCGCGGCCCTGCAGGCGCAGATCGTGATCGAGCCTTATGGCGAGATGGAGATCGTCTGCTGCCTCGGCGACGGCGAGGACGAGGCCGGCGCCCGTGAACTGATCGCGCGCTACCGGGCCGCGGATCTCGACGGCTGTCTGGCCGATGTGCGCCGGTTCTGGGACGACACGGTCGGCCAGATCCAGGTCAGGACGCCGGACCGTTCTATCGACGTGATGCTGAACGGCTGGCTGATCTATCAGACCCTCGCCAGCCGCGTCTGGGCCCGCTGCGGCTTCTACCAGGCCAGCGGCGCCTATGGGTTCCGCGACCAGCTGCAGGACGGCATGGCGCTCGCCTCCATCTGTCCTGAGCAGACGCGGGAGCACCTGCTGCGGGCCGCGGGCCGCCAGTTTCCAGAAGGTGATGTCCAGCACTGGTGGCTGCCGCATTCCGGCCAGGGTGTGCGGACGATGATCTCTGATGACCGGGCCTGGCTCGCCTACGCCGCCGCCCACTATGTCAGGACGACGGGCGACTGGGCGGTGATGGACGAGCCGGTCCCCTTCATCGACGGCCCGCCGCTCAATGAGGGCGAGCACGACAGCTTCTTTCAGCCCGAACCGGTCAACCGGACGGCCAGCCTTTTCGAACACTGCGCCCTGGCCCTGGACGCCAGCCTCGCCGTCGGCCGTCACGGGCTGCCGCTGATGGGGACCGGAGATTGGAACGACGGCATGAACCGCGTGGGCGAAGGCGGCCAGGGCGAGAGCGTCTGGCTCGGCTGGCTGCTCTATGCCGCGCTGGAGGCGTTCGCCGGGATCGCCGAGCGGCGCGGCGAAGGCGGACGCGCCGCCATCTGGCGGGCGCACATGGGCCGACTGCAATCCGCCTTGGAGACCGAGGCCTGGGACGGCGACTGGTATCGCCGCGCCTGGTACGACAACGGCGCGCCACTGGGTTCGGCGTTCAGCGAAGAGTGCCGGCTGGACGCCATCAGCCAATCCTGGGCGGTGCTGTCCGGCGCCGCGCTGCCGGAGCGGGCCGCACAGGCGATGGCCGCGGTCGAACGCGACCTGATCCTGCCTAATGACGGGGTGGCGCTGCTGTTCACTCCGCCCTTCGACCGGACGCCGCTCGACCCCGGCTACATCAAGGGCTACCCGCCTGGCCTTCGCGAGAATGGCGGGCAATACACCCACGCCGCCCTATGGTCGGTGCTGGCTTTCGCCGAACTCGGCGAGGGCGACAAGGCGGCCGCCCTGTTCTGGCTGTTGAACCCGGTCAACCACGCGCGCACGCGCGCCGACATGCACCGCTACAAGGTCGAACCTTACGTCGTCGCCGCCGACGTCTATTCGGCGCCGGGCCACGTCGGGCGGGGCGGATGGACCTGGTACACCGGATCGGCGGGCTGGATGCAGCGCGCCGGGGTCGAGGGGATACTGGGTGTCCATATCGAGGGCGACCGGCTTCGCCTGGATCCCTGCGTGCCGAGTTCCTGGCCGGGATTCCAGGTCACGCTGCGCCGCGGAGCCTCGTGCTACGAGATCGAGGTGTCGAACCCGTCCGGGGTCCAGCGCGGAGTTCGCACCGCGACCCTGGACGAGACAACGTTGGAAGCACGGCCGCTCCTGGTTCCCTTCGTCGATGATGGGCGCGTGCATCACGTGCGTGTCGTCCTGGGATGA
- a CDS encoding helix-turn-helix transcriptional regulator produces MRHEKAGLLLDLARRLAASAEGLTLDEMAQAIGVGRRTVERMRDALWSLFPNLEEVEDPPTKRFRIAGGLDGLFQNPTPEELVELSKAADALRAAGAPARAAALNALEAKVRSAMRGAALRRVGPDVEALMRAETIAVTAGPRPFEDEAVIGAIRESIKALRALEFRYEGGSRPGERRRVAPFGIMFGHNNYLVAAELGSQTPRTFRLDRIADLEVLEITAAAPEGFDLQDFAHRSFGIYQGEGPEAVVLRIAPERADDALRWRFHPSQTAELQADGSVIVRFTAAGMLELAWHLFTWGPAVRVLAPESLRQVMVTELEKALAAHGPPPPCGEGAGGGGVSIEAAGRGDPLIKT; encoded by the coding sequence GTGAGGCACGAAAAAGCCGGCCTGCTGCTCGATCTCGCCCGGCGCCTCGCCGCCAGCGCCGAGGGCCTGACCCTGGACGAGATGGCCCAGGCGATCGGGGTCGGGCGGCGCACGGTGGAGCGGATGCGCGACGCGCTCTGGAGCCTGTTCCCCAACCTGGAGGAAGTGGAGGACCCGCCGACCAAGCGCTTCCGCATCGCCGGCGGGCTGGACGGCCTGTTCCAGAACCCGACACCGGAGGAGCTGGTCGAGCTCAGCAAGGCCGCCGACGCCCTGCGCGCCGCCGGCGCCCCGGCGCGGGCGGCGGCGCTGAACGCGCTGGAGGCCAAGGTCCGCTCGGCCATGCGCGGGGCGGCGCTGAGGCGGGTCGGGCCGGACGTCGAGGCCCTGATGCGGGCCGAGACCATCGCGGTGACCGCCGGCCCGCGGCCGTTCGAGGACGAGGCGGTGATCGGCGCCATCCGCGAGTCGATCAAGGCCCTGCGCGCGCTGGAGTTCCGCTACGAGGGCGGTTCAAGGCCGGGCGAGCGGCGGCGGGTGGCGCCGTTCGGGATCATGTTTGGCCACAACAACTATCTCGTCGCCGCCGAGTTGGGATCGCAGACGCCGCGCACCTTTCGCTTGGACCGCATCGCCGACCTGGAGGTGCTGGAGATCACCGCGGCGGCGCCCGAAGGCTTCGACCTGCAGGACTTCGCCCACCGCTCGTTCGGCATCTACCAGGGCGAGGGTCCGGAGGCGGTGGTGCTGCGGATCGCGCCGGAGCGGGCCGACGACGCCCTGCGCTGGCGCTTCCACCCCAGCCAGACCGCCGAGCTCCAGGCCGACGGATCGGTGATCGTGCGCTTCACCGCCGCCGGCATGCTGGAACTGGCCTGGCACCTGTTCACCTGGGGGCCGGCCGTGCGCGTGCTGGCGCCGGAGAGCCTGCGGCAGGTGATGGTCACGGAGCTCGAAAAGGCGCTGGCGGCGCATGGACCCCCACCCCCTTGCGGGGAGGGGGCAGGGGGTGGGGGTGTCAGCATCGAGGCTGCCGGGCGGGGCGATCCATTGATCAAGACCTGA
- the folE gene encoding GTP cyclohydrolase I FolE, translating into MTKPTQAEAEAAVRTLIEWAGDDPSREGLLETPSRVAKSYRELFAGYEVDPRQYLEKTFEEVGGYDELVILKDIRVVSFCEHHMLPVIGRAHVGYLPTNRVVGISKLARVVNGFSRRLQIQEKLTAEIAEAIQDILQPAGVGVVIEAEHSCMTLRGVNTAGSMLMTSRLLGVIRDDPRTRQEFLRLARSDGAPLR; encoded by the coding sequence ATGACGAAGCCCACCCAAGCCGAGGCTGAGGCCGCCGTCCGCACCCTGATCGAATGGGCGGGGGATGATCCCAGCCGCGAGGGCCTGCTCGAGACCCCCAGCCGGGTGGCCAAGTCCTATCGCGAGCTGTTCGCCGGCTACGAGGTCGATCCGCGGCAGTATCTGGAAAAGACCTTCGAGGAGGTCGGCGGCTATGACGAGCTGGTGATCCTGAAAGACATCCGCGTGGTCAGCTTTTGCGAGCACCACATGCTGCCGGTGATCGGCCGGGCGCACGTGGGCTATCTGCCGACCAATCGGGTCGTGGGCATCTCCAAGCTGGCGCGGGTGGTCAACGGCTTTTCCCGCCGCCTGCAGATCCAGGAAAAGCTGACCGCCGAGATCGCCGAGGCGATCCAGGACATCCTGCAACCCGCGGGCGTCGGCGTGGTGATCGAGGCCGAGCACAGCTGCATGACCCTGCGCGGGGTGAACACCGCCGGCTCGATGTTGATGACCAGCCGCCTCCTGGGCGTGATCCGCGACGACCCGCGCACGCGCCAGGAATTCCTGCGCCTGGCCCGCAGCGACGGCGCGCCGCTCCGCTGA
- a CDS encoding SDR family NAD(P)-dependent oxidoreductase, which produces MPNRPASSAQRPLALVTGASAGLGAAFARAYAAKGHDLALVARRAGRLEALARELKDAHGTQSLVIPADLSELDAHIPVLDAIEAEGRHVDVLVNNAGFGIPQSFTTVPWSRQREFLMTLVVTVCGFAHGVIPGMASRGRGSIINIASLAAFSPGVAGNSLYPGAKSLVLKFSQALDAEYRERGIKVTAVCPGFTRTEFGEKAGVQEIMDQAPRMFSQTAEEVARVTIAANEAGRLVFVPGLHNKIAALLMRRLPQGLVRAAIAAGSAKYHLEE; this is translated from the coding sequence ATGCCTAACCGACCGGCGAGTTCGGCGCAGCGGCCCCTGGCCCTGGTGACCGGCGCCTCGGCGGGCCTCGGCGCCGCCTTCGCCCGGGCCTACGCCGCCAAGGGCCATGACCTCGCCCTGGTCGCCCGCCGGGCCGGCCGGCTGGAGGCCCTGGCGCGTGAGCTGAAGGACGCCCACGGGACCCAATCCCTGGTGATCCCCGCCGACCTGTCCGAGCTCGACGCCCACATTCCGGTGCTGGACGCCATCGAGGCCGAGGGCCGCCATGTGGACGTGCTGGTCAACAACGCCGGCTTCGGCATTCCCCAGAGCTTCACCACCGTGCCCTGGAGCCGCCAGCGCGAGTTCCTGATGACCCTGGTCGTCACGGTCTGCGGCTTCGCCCACGGGGTGATCCCGGGCATGGCCTCGCGCGGCCGCGGCTCGATCATCAACATCGCCTCCCTGGCCGCCTTCTCGCCCGGCGTGGCGGGCAACAGTCTCTATCCGGGGGCCAAGAGCCTGGTGCTCAAGTTCAGCCAGGCGCTGGATGCGGAATATCGGGAGCGGGGGATCAAGGTCACCGCCGTCTGCCCCGGCTTCACCAGGACCGAGTTCGGCGAAAAGGCCGGGGTGCAGGAGATCATGGACCAGGCGCCGCGCATGTTCTCCCAGACCGCCGAGGAGGTGGCGCGCGTCACTATCGCCGCCAATGAAGCCGGACGACTGGTGTTCGTGCCCGGCCTGCACAACAAGATCGCGGCCCTGCTCATGCGGCGCCTGCCGCAAGGGCTGGTCCGCGCAGCCATCGCCGCCGGCTCGGCGAAATATCACCTGGAGGAATAG